In Rhineura floridana isolate rRhiFlo1 chromosome 6, rRhiFlo1.hap2, whole genome shotgun sequence, one genomic interval encodes:
- the CCDC24 gene encoding coiled-coil domain-containing protein 24, translating to MLESDTAPMFPLSGAPGEPLQEVPSLWRMVEEQLVPSERLEVKAILGHDLVEQSLELHAEVQTLLEFHQELQLGHLRLEQSPLQAADSWALLAAPPHLKELVREEIRLLLIGLQQKASQEGRDQDCAIGKYSPHVVTFALKTNAGNGRPSSGSSAVIRPLSSKTTNELGFFCNKLNIAHIGKVASQLQTLLEDECHALERHIPYLQCQLEEAYQRTTELLEATHEPTMAELQEEKRAMERDLHLNQAKPDPSPSLMSKYLGSSSYHSQLSGSRSSAKGPNFGEISPASSVVSSPNPRDQTSPLSHQTLAWWGHSVRGPLGWLQRDGDESNQARKDNAALLPRPVILTSPKTGTIASAYGMVVGLDPAFHPMPPTEPCPVPRFCPRSRLLRCQGPS from the exons ATGCTGGAATCCGACACGGCCCCCATGTTTCCCTTGTCTGGTGCACCTGGGGAACCTTTGCAGGAAGTGCCATCACTCTGGAGAATGGTAGAGGAACAGCTGGTACCCAGTGAGAGGCTCGAAGTAAAAGCCATCTTGGGTCATGACCTTGTGGAACAGAGCTTGGAGCTTCATGCTGAG GTACAGACGCTCTTGGAATTCCACCAGGAGTTGCAGTTAGGACACCTTAGACTAGAACAGAGTCCACTACAAGCAGCTGACAGCTGGGCCTTGCTGGCTGCTCCTCCCCACCTCAAGGAGTTGGTGAGGGAGGAAATCCGTCTTCTTCTGATTGGCCTACAGCAGAAGGCATCTCAGGAGGGCAG GGACCAAGATTGTGCCATCGGTAAATACAGCCCTCACGTGGTCACCTTTGCATTGAAGACAAATGCTGGCAATGGTCGGCCTTCTTCTGGGAGCAGTGCCGTCATCAG GCCATTGTCCTCCAAAACCACTAATGAACTGGGATTCTTCTGTAATAAACTGAATATTGCCCATATTGGCAAGGTAGCCTCTCAACTGCA GACCCTGCTAGAGGATGAGTGCCATGCTCTGGAAAGACACATCCCTTATTTACAG TGCCAGCTGGAGGAGGCATATCAGCGAACTACGGAGCTGCTAGAGGCAACACATGAGCCCACCATGGCTG AACTACAAGAAGAGAAGCGTGCCATGGAACGAGATTTGCACCTAAACCAGGCCAAGCCAGACCCTAGCCCTTCCTTGATGTCAAAGTATCTTGGGAGTAGCAGCTACCATTCGCAGCTCAG TGGTTCAAGAAGCTCAGCAAAAGGACCAAACTTTGGGGAGATCAGTCCTGCTTCCAGTGTGGTTTCTTCACCAAATCCCAGAGACCAGACTTCTCCTTTATCCCATCAGACCCTAGCCTGGTGGGGCCACTCAGTAAGAGGCCCTTTGGGATGGCTACAGAGAGATGGTGACGAATCTAACCAAGCAAGGAAGGACAATGCTGCTCTGTTGCCCAGGCCTGTGATCCTGACATCTCCCAAGACAGGCACGATTGCTTCAGCCTATGGGATGGTAGTAGGGCTggaccctgccttccaccccatgcCTCCAACAGAGCCATGTCCAGTGCCCCGCTTCTGCCCTCGCTCTAGGCTGTTGCGATGCCAAGGGCCCAGCTAG
- the SLC6A9 gene encoding sodium- and chloride-dependent glycine transporter 1 isoform X1, protein MAEKCSESLLNGAVPGETGKRDENIKRGNWGNQIEFVLTSVGYAVGLGNVWRFPYLCYRNGGGAFMFPYFIMLVFCGIPLFFMELSFGQFASQGCLGVWRVSPMFKGVGYGMMVVSTYIGIYYNVVICIAFYYFFSSMTRLLPWTYCNNPWNTPDCTGVLDVTNGSAGSSLNLTHFLNQTLKRTSPSEEYWRRYVLKLSDDIGNLGEVRLPLLGCLGVSWVVVFLCLIKGVKSSGKVVYFTATFPYVVLTILFVRGITLEGAVTGIMYYLTPQWDKILDAKVWGDAASQIFYSLGCAWGGLITMASYNKFHNNCYRDSIIISITNCATSVYAGFVIFSILGFMANHLGVDVSKVADHGPGLAFVAYPEALTLLPISPLWSVLFFFMLILLGLGTQFCLLETLVTAIVDEVGNEWIIRQKTFVTLGVAVVGFLLGVPLTTQAGIYWLLLMDNYAASFSLVVISCIMCVAIMYIYGHQNYFRDIEMMLGFPPPIFFQICWRFISPVIIFFILVFTVIQYRPISYNTYVYPTWAITIGFLMALSSVICIPIYAVFCVLRSEGDSLLQRLKNATRPSYEWGPALVEHRTGHYAPALSSSTESQLEVQLLNPEKSKSDEAGVPVAISVGSNGSTHSQDSKI, encoded by the exons AATGGTGCTGTCCCTGGTGAGACGGGTAAGCGAGACGAGAACATCAAACGTGGCAACTGGGGCAACCAGATCGAGTTTGTTCTCACGAGTGTCGGCTATGCTGTTGGACTTGGCAATGTATGGCGCTTCCCTTACCTCTGCTATCGCAATGGGGGAG GTGCTTTCATGTTCCCCTATTTCATCATGTTGGTATTCTGTGGGATCCCTCTCTTCTTCATGGAACTCTCATTTGGACAGTTTGCCAGCCAGGGCTGCCTTGGCGTCTGGAGAGTTAGCCCCATGTTCAAAG GTGTTGGGTATGGTATGATGGTTGTGTCCACCTACATAGGAATTTACTACAATGTTGTGATCTGCATCGCCTTCTATTATTTCTTCTCATCAATGACACGGTTGCTACCCTGGACATACTGCAACAACCCCTGGAACACACCTGACTGCACTGGTGTGTTGGACGTTACCAATGGCTCAGCTGGGTCATCACTCAACCTCACCCATTTCTTGAACCAGACACTCAAGCGCACTAGCCCCAGTGAGGAATACTGGAG GCGGTATGTGCTAAAGTTGTCTGATGACATTGGGAATCTGGGCGAGGTGCGGCTCCCTCTTCTGGGTTGTCTGGGTGTCTCTTGGGTTGTCGTCTTCCTCTGCCTCATCAAGGGCGTCAAGTCCTCAGGAAAA GTTGTATATTTCACGGCGACCTTCCCGTATGTGGTGCTGACAATCTTATTTGTGCGGGGGATAACGCTTGAAGGAGCTGTTACTGGGATCATGTACTATCTGACACCGCAGTGGGACAAAATTCTTGATGCAAAG GTATGGGGAGATGCTGCTTCCCAGATCTTCTATTCATTGGGCTGTGCCTGGGGTGGACTTATCACCATGGCATCATATAACAAGTTCCATAATAACTGCTACAG GGACAGCATCATCATCAGCATCACCAACTGTGCTACAAGTGTCTATGCAGGCTTCGTCATCTTCTCCATCCTTGGCTTCATGGCCAACCACCTAGGTGTGGATGTTTCCAAAGTGGCTGACCACGGTCCTGGTTTGGCCTTTGTGGCCTATCCAGAGGCACTGACACTGCTTCCTATCTCCCCTCTTTGGTCTGTTCTCTTCTTTTTCATGCTCATCCTCCTGGGACTGGGCACACAG TTCTGCCTTCTGGAGACTCTTGTCACAGCCATTGTGGATGAAGTAGGAAATGAATGGATCATCCGTCAGAAAACCTTTGTGACTCTTGGTGTGGCTGTGGTGGGCTTCCTGCTTGGTGTTCCACTCACCACTCAG GCTGGTATCTACTGGCTGTTATTAATGGACAACTATGCAGCAAGCTTCTCACTTGTCGTCATTTCATGCATCATGTGTGTCGCTATCATGTACATCTATG GGCACCAGAACTACTTCAGGGACATTGAGATGATGCTGGGTTTCCCACCACCCATTTTCTTCCAGATCTGCTGGAGGTTCATCTCTCCTGTTATCATCTTT tttATCCTTGTGTTCACAGTGATCCAGTACCGACCTATCTCCTACAATACCTACGTGTACCCTACCTGGGCTATCACCATTGGTTTCCTTATGGCGCTCTCATCGGTCATTTGCATCCCCATCTATGCTGTGTTCTGTGTATTGCGCTCAGAAGGCGACTCGCTGCTGCAG CGTCTGAAAAATGCTACCCGGCCAAGCTATGAGTGGGGCCCAGCCCTTGTGGAGCACCGGACAGGCCACTATGCACCAGCCCTCAGCTCCTCCACAGAGTCACAGCTGGAGGTGCAGTTGCTGAACCCTGAAAAATCCAAGAGTGACGAGGCTGGTGTGCCTGTTGCCATCTCAGTTGGAAGCAATGGCTCTACTCACAGTCAGGACTCCAAGATCTGA
- the SLC6A9 gene encoding sodium- and chloride-dependent glycine transporter 1 isoform X2 — MERNGAVPGETGKRDENIKRGNWGNQIEFVLTSVGYAVGLGNVWRFPYLCYRNGGGAFMFPYFIMLVFCGIPLFFMELSFGQFASQGCLGVWRVSPMFKGVGYGMMVVSTYIGIYYNVVICIAFYYFFSSMTRLLPWTYCNNPWNTPDCTGVLDVTNGSAGSSLNLTHFLNQTLKRTSPSEEYWRRYVLKLSDDIGNLGEVRLPLLGCLGVSWVVVFLCLIKGVKSSGKVVYFTATFPYVVLTILFVRGITLEGAVTGIMYYLTPQWDKILDAKVWGDAASQIFYSLGCAWGGLITMASYNKFHNNCYRDSIIISITNCATSVYAGFVIFSILGFMANHLGVDVSKVADHGPGLAFVAYPEALTLLPISPLWSVLFFFMLILLGLGTQFCLLETLVTAIVDEVGNEWIIRQKTFVTLGVAVVGFLLGVPLTTQAGIYWLLLMDNYAASFSLVVISCIMCVAIMYIYGHQNYFRDIEMMLGFPPPIFFQICWRFISPVIIFFILVFTVIQYRPISYNTYVYPTWAITIGFLMALSSVICIPIYAVFCVLRSEGDSLLQRLKNATRPSYEWGPALVEHRTGHYAPALSSSTESQLEVQLLNPEKSKSDEAGVPVAISVGSNGSTHSQDSKI; from the exons AATGGTGCTGTCCCTGGTGAGACGGGTAAGCGAGACGAGAACATCAAACGTGGCAACTGGGGCAACCAGATCGAGTTTGTTCTCACGAGTGTCGGCTATGCTGTTGGACTTGGCAATGTATGGCGCTTCCCTTACCTCTGCTATCGCAATGGGGGAG GTGCTTTCATGTTCCCCTATTTCATCATGTTGGTATTCTGTGGGATCCCTCTCTTCTTCATGGAACTCTCATTTGGACAGTTTGCCAGCCAGGGCTGCCTTGGCGTCTGGAGAGTTAGCCCCATGTTCAAAG GTGTTGGGTATGGTATGATGGTTGTGTCCACCTACATAGGAATTTACTACAATGTTGTGATCTGCATCGCCTTCTATTATTTCTTCTCATCAATGACACGGTTGCTACCCTGGACATACTGCAACAACCCCTGGAACACACCTGACTGCACTGGTGTGTTGGACGTTACCAATGGCTCAGCTGGGTCATCACTCAACCTCACCCATTTCTTGAACCAGACACTCAAGCGCACTAGCCCCAGTGAGGAATACTGGAG GCGGTATGTGCTAAAGTTGTCTGATGACATTGGGAATCTGGGCGAGGTGCGGCTCCCTCTTCTGGGTTGTCTGGGTGTCTCTTGGGTTGTCGTCTTCCTCTGCCTCATCAAGGGCGTCAAGTCCTCAGGAAAA GTTGTATATTTCACGGCGACCTTCCCGTATGTGGTGCTGACAATCTTATTTGTGCGGGGGATAACGCTTGAAGGAGCTGTTACTGGGATCATGTACTATCTGACACCGCAGTGGGACAAAATTCTTGATGCAAAG GTATGGGGAGATGCTGCTTCCCAGATCTTCTATTCATTGGGCTGTGCCTGGGGTGGACTTATCACCATGGCATCATATAACAAGTTCCATAATAACTGCTACAG GGACAGCATCATCATCAGCATCACCAACTGTGCTACAAGTGTCTATGCAGGCTTCGTCATCTTCTCCATCCTTGGCTTCATGGCCAACCACCTAGGTGTGGATGTTTCCAAAGTGGCTGACCACGGTCCTGGTTTGGCCTTTGTGGCCTATCCAGAGGCACTGACACTGCTTCCTATCTCCCCTCTTTGGTCTGTTCTCTTCTTTTTCATGCTCATCCTCCTGGGACTGGGCACACAG TTCTGCCTTCTGGAGACTCTTGTCACAGCCATTGTGGATGAAGTAGGAAATGAATGGATCATCCGTCAGAAAACCTTTGTGACTCTTGGTGTGGCTGTGGTGGGCTTCCTGCTTGGTGTTCCACTCACCACTCAG GCTGGTATCTACTGGCTGTTATTAATGGACAACTATGCAGCAAGCTTCTCACTTGTCGTCATTTCATGCATCATGTGTGTCGCTATCATGTACATCTATG GGCACCAGAACTACTTCAGGGACATTGAGATGATGCTGGGTTTCCCACCACCCATTTTCTTCCAGATCTGCTGGAGGTTCATCTCTCCTGTTATCATCTTT tttATCCTTGTGTTCACAGTGATCCAGTACCGACCTATCTCCTACAATACCTACGTGTACCCTACCTGGGCTATCACCATTGGTTTCCTTATGGCGCTCTCATCGGTCATTTGCATCCCCATCTATGCTGTGTTCTGTGTATTGCGCTCAGAAGGCGACTCGCTGCTGCAG CGTCTGAAAAATGCTACCCGGCCAAGCTATGAGTGGGGCCCAGCCCTTGTGGAGCACCGGACAGGCCACTATGCACCAGCCCTCAGCTCCTCCACAGAGTCACAGCTGGAGGTGCAGTTGCTGAACCCTGAAAAATCCAAGAGTGACGAGGCTGGTGTGCCTGTTGCCATCTCAGTTGGAAGCAATGGCTCTACTCACAGTCAGGACTCCAAGATCTGA